One region of Natronorubrum aibiense genomic DNA includes:
- a CDS encoding CobW family GTP-binding protein, with translation MPSNDAIPVTVVSGYLGAGKTTLINHVLSNPGGRRIAVIVNDMGEINVDADRLERATEDDGIVDLSNGCICCRLRGDLLEEATRLARSREFDALLVEASGISEPIPIAQVFTDGTDASDVDPTTLFRLDTMVTVLDTYGFWKEFDAGAQLPEGLQPDTERPLSEVLIEGIEFCDVLLLNKTDMVPDDVVTEIETVVNRLQPRATRRRTSYCEVDPELVLDTGQFDFETAKRSPGWKRHLRGEHDHGHEEGSRDGEADVGHDHETHAHDAEPSAAERHGVSSFVFRADQPVHPVRLAAWLEDEDWDGSIIRAKGVCHVANRDEVIGISQAGPSVRAGPIGEWRPTDDRRTQLVFIGRGMDEQRIRGELEACVIDDDLEEADAAVDPFPL, from the coding sequence ATGCCGAGCAACGATGCGATTCCCGTCACCGTCGTCAGCGGCTACCTCGGGGCGGGCAAGACGACGCTGATCAATCACGTGCTGTCGAACCCCGGCGGGCGGCGGATCGCGGTGATCGTCAACGACATGGGAGAGATCAACGTCGACGCGGATCGACTCGAGCGAGCCACCGAGGACGACGGGATCGTGGACCTCTCGAACGGCTGTATCTGCTGTCGACTTCGCGGGGATCTGCTCGAAGAAGCGACGCGGCTGGCACGAAGCCGAGAGTTCGACGCCCTGCTGGTCGAGGCGTCGGGGATCAGCGAACCGATTCCCATCGCGCAGGTGTTCACCGACGGGACGGACGCGAGCGACGTGGACCCGACGACGCTGTTTCGACTGGACACCATGGTCACCGTCCTCGACACGTACGGCTTCTGGAAAGAGTTCGACGCCGGCGCGCAGTTGCCCGAAGGGCTACAGCCGGATACGGAGCGGCCGTTGAGCGAGGTCCTGATCGAGGGTATCGAGTTCTGTGACGTCCTGTTGCTCAACAAGACGGACATGGTCCCCGACGACGTCGTAACGGAGATCGAGACGGTCGTCAACCGACTCCAGCCGCGGGCGACGCGGCGCCGAACGAGCTACTGCGAGGTGGACCCGGAACTCGTCCTCGACACGGGACAGTTCGACTTCGAGACGGCAAAGCGCTCGCCAGGGTGGAAACGCCACTTGCGCGGCGAGCACGATCACGGACACGAGGAGGGGAGCCGGGATGGAGAGGCGGACGTCGGACACGACCACGAAACGCACGCCCACGACGCGGAACCGAGCGCCGCCGAGCGACACGGCGTCTCGTCGTTCGTCTTCCGCGCTGACCAACCAGTACATCCAGTGCGACTCGCCGCCTGGCTCGAGGACGAGGACTGGGACGGATCGATCATTCGGGCAAAAGGCGTCTGTCACGTCGCGAACCGCGACGAGGTGATCGGCATCAGTCAGGCTGGCCCGTCGGTCAGAGCCGGGCCGATCGGCGAGTGGCGACCGACCGACGACCGACGGACGCAACTGGTGTTTATCGGCCGCGGGATGGACGAACAGCGCATCCGCGGGGAGCTCGAGGCGTGTGTAATCGATGACGACCTCGAGGAGGCGGATGCGGCGGTCGATCCGTTCCCGTTGTGA
- a CDS encoding bacterio-opsin activator domain-containing protein: protein MEHADAEYGGGGGHATAAASALEAVVDPVVAVADGTVTYANAAARDAFELPTDERTGEWDPTAVLESWPQLEPEVDETTVGTVRTVSLEDERYDARIHRSVDGATITFEHSEPEAGEPNRATDEFTPVGESDRAVKDRAINEAPVGITISDPDLEDNPLVYVNDAYQEMTGYSFDEVVGRNCRFLQGDDSSETAIAEMAAAIDEERPVTVELENYRKDGTSFWNEVTIAPVRDEDGTVTHYVGFQNDVTARKRAEFELERRTAELEYILDRVEGLIQDVTDVVAGSTTRSELEAEVCDRIAAEPAYDGAWIGERNPATGTIDVRSSAGGCPETGVSVDADHPAAATLAEGDATTETLEGTSYASFPLTYNDIEYGVLSVCTGDDREIDDRETVILSALARAVASGVNARETSRVLETDAVVAVELTLTDSSVASAALSAAADCRLEYRRSVHRTDDETASLFTVTGPEATASELTAAVADIPDLDCRVIVERDEECLIELSGGDDLVGWLSERGVRTQSIESEDGRTDLTLEIPRSANVRSVVEAVEDRYPGTDVVSFQQRDRDHETRQEFAARLESDLTERQFAALQRAYLSGYFEWPRPTTGEELAQSMDVSRPTFHEHLRTAEAKLCQAFFNDTQPSG from the coding sequence ATGGAACACGCCGATGCGGAGTATGGGGGCGGTGGCGGTCACGCGACGGCTGCGGCCAGTGCACTCGAGGCGGTCGTCGACCCCGTCGTCGCCGTCGCTGATGGGACGGTCACGTACGCGAACGCGGCTGCGCGGGATGCGTTCGAACTGCCGACCGACGAGCGGACGGGCGAGTGGGACCCGACGGCTGTTCTCGAGTCGTGGCCACAGCTCGAACCCGAAGTCGACGAGACGACGGTCGGCACAGTTCGAACGGTTTCGCTCGAGGACGAGCGTTACGACGCGCGTATCCACCGCTCCGTCGACGGGGCGACGATCACGTTCGAGCACAGCGAGCCCGAGGCTGGCGAGCCGAATCGTGCGACGGACGAGTTCACACCCGTCGGTGAGAGCGACCGCGCGGTCAAAGATCGCGCGATCAACGAGGCCCCCGTCGGGATCACGATTTCCGATCCGGATCTCGAGGACAACCCGCTGGTCTACGTCAACGACGCCTATCAGGAAATGACTGGTTACAGCTTCGACGAGGTCGTCGGCCGGAACTGCCGATTCCTGCAGGGCGACGACTCGAGCGAGACGGCGATCGCCGAGATGGCAGCCGCAATCGACGAGGAGCGTCCGGTCACCGTCGAACTCGAGAACTACCGTAAAGACGGCACCTCGTTTTGGAACGAGGTGACGATCGCGCCCGTCCGTGACGAGGACGGAACAGTGACACACTACGTCGGCTTCCAGAACGACGTGACGGCTCGCAAACGCGCCGAGTTCGAACTCGAGCGACGGACCGCGGAACTCGAGTACATCTTAGATCGCGTCGAGGGCCTGATTCAGGACGTCACCGACGTCGTCGCGGGCTCGACCACCCGATCCGAACTCGAGGCCGAAGTCTGCGATCGGATCGCAGCGGAGCCGGCCTACGACGGCGCGTGGATCGGCGAACGCAACCCCGCGACGGGGACCATCGACGTTCGCTCGAGTGCGGGCGGCTGTCCCGAAACGGGTGTGTCGGTCGACGCCGACCATCCAGCCGCGGCCACGCTCGCCGAGGGCGACGCCACGACCGAGACGCTCGAGGGCACGTCGTACGCGTCGTTTCCGCTGACGTATAACGATATCGAGTACGGCGTCCTCTCGGTCTGTACCGGCGACGACCGAGAGATCGACGACCGCGAAACGGTCATCCTCTCCGCGCTCGCCCGCGCAGTCGCAAGCGGCGTCAACGCCCGCGAAACCAGTCGCGTGCTCGAGACGGACGCCGTCGTCGCCGTCGAACTCACCCTGACTGATTCGTCCGTCGCGTCGGCGGCCCTCTCGGCCGCGGCAGACTGTCGACTCGAGTACCGTCGCTCGGTCCATCGAACCGACGACGAGACGGCGTCGCTGTTTACCGTCACCGGCCCCGAGGCCACTGCTTCCGAGCTCACCGCGGCCGTCGCCGACATTCCCGACCTCGACTGTCGCGTCATCGTCGAACGCGACGAGGAGTGTCTGATCGAACTCTCCGGCGGCGACGACCTCGTCGGCTGGCTCTCCGAGCGCGGCGTTCGCACGCAGTCGATCGAAAGCGAGGACGGCCGCACCGATCTCACCCTCGAGATCCCCCGCTCGGCGAACGTGCGCTCGGTTGTCGAAGCCGTCGAAGACCGGTACCCCGGCACCGACGTCGTTTCGTTCCAGCAGCGCGACCGCGACCACGAGACCCGCCAGGAGTTCGCCGCTCGTCTCGAGAGCGATCTCACCGAGCGCCAGTTCGCCGCGTTACAGCGGGCGTACTTGAGCGGCTACTTCGAGTGGCCCCGCCCGACGACGGGCGAGGAACTCGCCCAGTCGATGGACGTCTCGCGGCCAACGTTCCACGAACACCTGCGAACGGCCGAAGCGAAGCTGTGTCAGGCCTTTTTCAACGATACTCAACCTTCGGGCTGA
- the fdhF gene encoding formate dehydrogenase subunit alpha — MSSDKQDTVKTICPYCGVGCGIQVRQGDEPGEVQFMPWGDAPVNEGRVCIKGGAATEVVDHEDRLTDPLIRDDDGEFHEATWEEAYERVVRELERIRDEHGPDAMGFFGSSKTMNEENYLLQKLARRYGTNNVDNCTRMCHASTVWALRTSLGAGAMTNSMRDLREECDLFWIQGANPGEQHPIANSQYFRQAVLDGATVVQVDPHANKTTRSFQIDDTDRHQHLQLNPGTDIPLLNIVLKTILEHHEENPEDGWVDEEFVEERTEGFDHLVETLEDFDKEAAADECGLDLEAIELAAEKYATADNAAIFTGMGMSQHACGVDNVQNEINLALITGNLGRPGTGVNPLRGQNNVQGTCDVGAMPNVLPGYQLVDDDAARESVEDVWGFEVPDEPGLTNVEISYEAGDSIKGLYVMGENPVMSEPDANSVADRLADLEFMVVQDIFMTETAEYADVILPATTWAERGGTVTNTDRRVQRMRGVEKVHENTKHDLEIVSEVGKRLFDDGDEQFDFDDPEAVFEELRQVCPSYHGMTYDLLGEEGLHWPCYEPGDEGDPFLYEEEFDTESGLGHIEGVEHTPPAETPDDEYPLILTTARLEEHYNTGTMSTRSPTLNRQTPENFVDVHPEDAARYGIEDGEYVRLKSRRGEITLEAHVTEDTKEGVVWTTPHFAAASANKLTNHVLDDRAKIPEYKAAAAEIDVDVEPLGETADPAADD; from the coding sequence ATGTCCAGTGATAAGCAAGACACGGTCAAGACGATCTGCCCGTACTGCGGCGTCGGCTGCGGGATTCAGGTCAGACAGGGCGACGAGCCCGGCGAGGTACAGTTCATGCCGTGGGGAGATGCCCCGGTCAACGAGGGGCGCGTCTGCATCAAAGGCGGCGCGGCGACGGAAGTCGTCGACCACGAGGATCGACTCACCGACCCACTGATCAGAGACGACGACGGCGAGTTCCACGAGGCCACCTGGGAGGAAGCCTACGAGCGCGTCGTACGCGAACTCGAGCGAATCCGCGACGAGCACGGCCCGGACGCGATGGGCTTTTTCGGCTCCTCGAAGACGATGAACGAGGAGAACTACCTGCTGCAGAAACTCGCCCGCCGGTACGGCACCAACAACGTCGACAACTGCACGCGGATGTGCCACGCCTCGACGGTCTGGGCGCTGCGGACCAGTCTGGGCGCGGGGGCGATGACCAACAGTATGCGCGACCTCCGCGAGGAATGTGACCTGTTCTGGATCCAGGGGGCGAATCCGGGCGAGCAACACCCTATCGCGAACAGTCAGTACTTCCGACAGGCAGTGCTGGACGGCGCGACCGTCGTTCAGGTCGATCCACACGCGAACAAGACGACGCGCTCGTTCCAGATCGACGACACCGACCGTCACCAGCATCTCCAGTTGAATCCGGGAACGGACATTCCGCTGCTCAATATCGTCCTCAAGACGATCCTCGAGCACCACGAGGAGAACCCCGAGGACGGCTGGGTGGACGAGGAGTTCGTCGAGGAGCGCACCGAGGGGTTCGACCACCTCGTCGAGACCCTCGAGGACTTCGACAAGGAGGCTGCAGCCGACGAGTGTGGCCTCGACCTCGAGGCCATCGAACTCGCTGCCGAGAAGTACGCGACGGCCGACAACGCGGCCATCTTCACCGGCATGGGGATGAGCCAGCACGCCTGCGGCGTCGACAACGTCCAAAACGAGATCAACCTCGCGCTGATCACGGGCAACCTCGGGCGTCCGGGAACGGGCGTCAATCCGCTGCGCGGCCAGAACAACGTTCAGGGGACCTGTGACGTCGGTGCGATGCCGAACGTGTTGCCGGGCTACCAGCTCGTCGACGACGATGCGGCCCGCGAGTCGGTCGAGGACGTCTGGGGATTCGAGGTTCCCGACGAGCCGGGGCTGACGAACGTCGAAATCTCCTACGAGGCCGGCGACTCGATCAAGGGGCTGTACGTCATGGGCGAAAACCCCGTGATGAGTGAACCCGATGCCAACAGCGTCGCCGACCGGTTAGCGGACCTCGAGTTCATGGTCGTCCAGGATATCTTCATGACCGAAACTGCAGAGTACGCCGACGTGATTCTGCCGGCGACGACCTGGGCCGAACGTGGCGGCACCGTCACGAACACCGACCGGCGCGTCCAGCGTATGCGCGGTGTCGAGAAGGTCCACGAGAACACGAAACACGATCTTGAAATCGTCAGCGAGGTCGGGAAGCGGTTGTTCGACGATGGGGACGAGCAGTTCGATTTCGACGACCCCGAAGCCGTCTTCGAGGAACTCCGGCAGGTCTGTCCGAGCTACCACGGGATGACCTACGACCTGCTCGGCGAGGAGGGACTACACTGGCCCTGCTACGAACCCGGCGACGAGGGCGACCCGTTCCTCTACGAGGAGGAGTTCGACACTGAAAGCGGCCTCGGCCACATCGAGGGTGTCGAACACACTCCACCGGCGGAGACGCCCGACGACGAGTACCCGCTGATCCTCACGACCGCGCGCCTCGAGGAACACTACAACACCGGCACGATGAGCACCCGATCGCCGACGCTCAACCGCCAGACGCCGGAGAACTTCGTCGACGTTCATCCCGAAGACGCCGCCCGCTACGGCATCGAGGACGGCGAGTACGTCCGCCTTAAATCGAGACGCGGCGAGATCACGCTCGAGGCCCACGTCACCGAGGACACTAAAGAAGGCGTGGTGTGGACGACCCCGCATTTCGCCGCCGCCTCGGCGAACAAGCTGACGAACCACGTCCTCGACGATCGGGCGAAGATTCCCGAGTACAAAGCCGCTGCGGCGGAGATCGACGTCGACGTCGAACCGCTCGGTGAGACTGCCGACCCAGCAGCTGACGACTAG
- a CDS encoding glutathione-independent formaldehyde dehydrogenase has product MNAVVYQGPHDVAIEEVDEPEIEHENDVLVDITTTCICGSDLHMYEGRTAADPGIVFGHENMGTVTEVGDAVTTLEEGDRVVMPFNVACGFCRNCENGYTGFCTNVNPGFAGGAYGYVAMGPYKGGQAEKLRVPFADFNALKLPEGDEHEDSFALLADIFPTGWHGTRLADLQPGESIAIYGAGPVGLMAAYSAKIQGASEIYVVDRVDSRLEMAEDHCDAHAINFEEGDPVEQIVDAHGDEVDKGVDAVGYQAIDPETDPGDDAYDPARENPAIVLNQLIETVRPTGQLGIPGLYVPSDPGAPDEMAAQGRLGIDFGKLFEKGLKLGTGQCNVKEYNRELRDMIIEGRADPSWVVSHRVDLDRAPEMYEKFDEREEGVTKVLLEP; this is encoded by the coding sequence ATGAACGCAGTCGTCTATCAGGGACCGCACGACGTCGCCATCGAAGAGGTCGACGAGCCCGAAATCGAGCACGAAAACGACGTTCTCGTCGACATCACGACGACGTGTATCTGTGGGTCGGACCTCCATATGTACGAGGGACGGACCGCAGCCGATCCGGGAATCGTCTTTGGACACGAAAACATGGGAACCGTCACCGAGGTCGGCGACGCCGTAACGACGCTCGAGGAAGGCGACCGCGTCGTCATGCCGTTTAACGTCGCTTGTGGCTTCTGCCGGAACTGTGAGAACGGCTATACTGGCTTCTGTACCAACGTCAACCCCGGCTTCGCCGGCGGCGCGTACGGCTACGTCGCGATGGGGCCGTACAAGGGCGGCCAGGCCGAGAAACTCCGCGTCCCGTTCGCTGACTTCAACGCGTTGAAACTACCCGAAGGCGACGAACACGAGGACTCCTTCGCGCTGCTTGCCGACATCTTCCCGACAGGATGGCACGGCACCCGACTTGCGGACCTCCAACCCGGCGAGTCGATTGCGATCTACGGGGCTGGCCCCGTCGGCCTCATGGCCGCCTACAGCGCCAAGATTCAGGGTGCGTCCGAGATCTACGTCGTCGACCGCGTCGACAGTCGCCTCGAGATGGCCGAAGATCACTGCGACGCCCACGCAATCAACTTCGAGGAGGGCGACCCCGTCGAACAGATCGTCGACGCCCACGGCGACGAAGTCGACAAGGGGGTCGACGCCGTCGGCTACCAGGCGATCGACCCCGAGACGGATCCGGGCGACGACGCCTACGATCCGGCCCGGGAGAACCCCGCGATCGTCCTCAACCAGCTCATCGAGACCGTCCGGCCGACGGGGCAACTGGGCATTCCGGGACTGTACGTCCCGTCCGACCCCGGCGCACCCGACGAGATGGCAGCCCAGGGCCGACTCGGGATCGACTTCGGCAAACTCTTCGAAAAGGGACTGAAACTGGGCACTGGCCAGTGTAACGTCAAAGAGTACAACCGGGAGCTGCGAGACATGATCATCGAGGGTCGTGCCGACCCGAGCTGGGTCGTCTCCCACCGCGTCGACTTAGACCGTGCACCCGAGATGTACGAGAAGTTCGACGAGCGCGAGGAAGGCGTCACCAAAGTCTTGCTCGAGCCGTAA
- a CDS encoding M48 family metalloprotease, with the protein MSSRRLLRLQMIVSIGLLVGLTLGFLLGVWLVSYGLLELLETGALEVVTVGSAALLTVVAVAGSGRLEALLAFPVVWLAIYALAVFTAPSSQVLATIGSTSLLAAIATLEYRQVGTIERAADAVPVEPDNAPSIHRTATRVAALYDVPVPTIAISERDTPEAMAVGLRPRNVHLVLSLGTVRALSDAELEAVIAHELAHVANRDAMVMTAASVPVVLAKGIRTHLDDDTSGTVVAVPLVFVASATALLGRVVTAGLSRVRERAADRAAAEATGSPAALASALLTLDERIDETPSRDLRAVSSVSSLSILPLEDDTVEKLMLGPDGDVEPSYWWLRKRLQRLSNWFFRTHPPTTSRLESLQALENEHR; encoded by the coding sequence ATGTCCTCGCGTCGGCTCCTTCGTCTCCAGATGATCGTCTCGATCGGTCTCCTCGTCGGGCTCACGCTCGGCTTCCTCCTCGGCGTCTGGCTCGTCAGTTACGGCCTCCTCGAACTGCTCGAGACCGGCGCACTCGAGGTCGTGACGGTCGGCTCCGCGGCGTTGCTGACCGTCGTCGCCGTCGCCGGCTCTGGGCGACTCGAGGCGCTGCTCGCCTTCCCCGTCGTGTGGCTCGCCATCTACGCCCTCGCCGTGTTCACAGCACCCAGTTCGCAGGTGCTCGCGACGATCGGGAGCACCAGCCTGCTCGCCGCGATTGCCACCCTCGAGTACAGACAGGTCGGGACGATCGAACGGGCCGCCGACGCGGTTCCCGTCGAACCCGACAACGCACCCAGCATCCATCGAACGGCGACGCGGGTTGCGGCGCTGTACGACGTCCCCGTGCCGACAATCGCGATCTCGGAGCGCGATACGCCCGAAGCGATGGCCGTCGGGCTTCGCCCGAGGAACGTCCACCTCGTGCTTTCGCTTGGCACCGTTCGAGCGCTCTCGGACGCCGAACTCGAGGCCGTGATCGCCCACGAACTCGCACACGTCGCCAACCGCGACGCGATGGTGATGACGGCCGCTTCGGTGCCGGTCGTCCTCGCCAAAGGGATTCGGACGCATCTCGACGACGATACTTCAGGAACAGTCGTAGCCGTCCCGCTGGTGTTCGTCGCCAGCGCAACGGCGCTGCTTGGCCGGGTCGTCACTGCGGGTCTCTCGCGGGTTAGAGAGCGAGCGGCCGACCGAGCAGCTGCCGAGGCGACGGGCTCGCCCGCGGCGCTCGCGAGCGCCCTTCTGACTCTCGACGAGCGAATCGACGAGACCCCATCGCGGGATCTCCGGGCGGTCTCGAGCGTCTCCTCGCTATCGATTTTGCCCCTCGAGGACGACACCGTCGAGAAACTGATGCTCGGCCCCGATGGCGACGTCGAACCGTCCTACTGGTGGCTCAGGAAGCGACTACAGCGGCTGTCAAACTGGTTCTTTCGAACGCACCCGCCGACGACGTCTCGCCTCGAGTCACTGCAAGCGCTCGAGAACGAGCATCGATGA
- a CDS encoding helix-turn-helix domain-containing protein, giving the protein MASGIRAEIKIDDPTNCVVTAASAAAQGQVQSVSKSTNPNAPTRVSEEFMLEAETYPESFDTDVELSPVFSYGSSSVYRFTRDLGRGCPCECIEGHDSPVIDVRTRGSSLFLTFHASDMASLQAIIGDLQDRYSNLDVQRLLQSQQDHSEQHLVFVDRSELTARQLEVLETAHRMGYFEHPKRANAGEVADALDISGSTFTEHLAAAQTKLLDSILEYDQT; this is encoded by the coding sequence ATGGCTTCGGGGATTCGCGCGGAGATCAAGATCGACGACCCGACGAACTGTGTTGTGACGGCCGCTTCGGCGGCTGCACAGGGACAGGTTCAGTCGGTCTCGAAGAGTACGAACCCGAACGCACCCACGCGTGTCTCCGAGGAGTTCATGCTCGAGGCCGAGACGTATCCGGAGTCGTTCGACACCGACGTCGAACTGTCGCCGGTCTTTTCCTATGGCTCGAGCTCCGTTTATCGGTTCACTCGCGACCTCGGCCGCGGCTGTCCGTGCGAGTGTATCGAAGGGCACGACTCGCCCGTGATCGACGTCCGAACGCGGGGCTCGTCGCTGTTTCTGACGTTTCACGCGTCGGATATGGCGTCGTTACAGGCGATTATCGGCGATCTACAGGATCGATACTCGAATCTCGACGTCCAGCGACTCCTCCAGTCACAACAGGACCACAGCGAACAGCACCTCGTCTTCGTCGACCGGAGCGAACTGACCGCTCGCCAACTCGAGGTGCTCGAGACGGCCCACCGAATGGGCTACTTCGAACATCCGAAACGAGCCAACGCTGGCGAGGTCGCCGATGCGCTCGATATCTCCGGGTCGACGTTCACCGAACACCTCGCGGCCGCACAGACGAAACTGCTCGATTCGATCCTCGAGTACGACCAGACCTGA
- a CDS encoding aldehyde ferredoxin oxidoreductase family protein, whose product MTELGGFQDRVARVDLSDESVAYESIDEEDARKYIGARGLGVKYVFEQGPDVDPLGPENLLAFMNGPLSGTQVTMSGRIAVCTKSPLTGTVTDSHHGGWSGARLKWSGFDGLLFEGQADEPVYAVVEDGELELRDASHLWGKGVHETRDTIEEEVDGSYGKNLSIMAIGPGGENEVKYACIINEDDRASGRGGTGCVMGSKNLKAIVIKSTTKMPQPADSETFKEGHQQAMQAIQESDVTAPNEGGLSMYGTNVLMNIGEEMDGLPTKNGKYTSTEAMREAEGVDIDAERVSGENVRENILVDEPTCHSCPVACKKEVEVQTMHKGEEMNVRTESYEYESAYALGPNSGHTDRDAVALMIERCNDMGVDTIETGNMMAMAMEMSEEGKLEEGELEWGDFETMIDMIDRIGHREDDLADLLAEGPRRVADRKEAHDNSLAVKGQTIAAYDPRCMKGMGIGYATSNRGACHLRGYTPSAEILGIPEKVDPYEYEGKGELTATFQDLHAISDSFDICKFNAFAEGIEEYVLQYNGMTGLDVSEDELMKAGERIYTLERYYNNLNGFDGADDSLPERFLEDGIPGQGASEGEYCELEEMKDEYYEHRGWVDGVVPDEKLEDLEIEIGPGTGVSADSGGAAAPSDD is encoded by the coding sequence ATGACTGAACTCGGCGGTTTCCAAGACAGGGTTGCTCGCGTCGATCTTTCGGACGAGTCGGTCGCCTACGAGTCGATCGACGAGGAGGACGCGCGGAAGTATATCGGCGCACGCGGGCTGGGTGTAAAGTACGTCTTCGAACAGGGGCCGGACGTCGACCCACTCGGTCCCGAAAACTTGCTTGCGTTCATGAACGGGCCGCTCTCGGGCACGCAGGTGACGATGAGCGGCCGGATCGCTGTCTGTACGAAGTCGCCGCTGACCGGCACCGTCACCGACAGCCACCACGGTGGCTGGTCGGGTGCACGTCTCAAGTGGTCCGGCTTCGACGGCCTGCTCTTCGAGGGACAGGCCGACGAGCCGGTGTACGCTGTCGTCGAAGACGGCGAGCTCGAACTTCGGGACGCCTCTCATCTCTGGGGCAAAGGAGTCCACGAAACCCGCGATACGATCGAAGAAGAGGTCGACGGCTCCTACGGCAAGAACCTCTCAATCATGGCCATTGGACCCGGCGGCGAAAACGAGGTCAAATACGCCTGTATCATCAACGAGGACGACCGCGCCTCGGGCCGCGGCGGCACGGGCTGTGTGATGGGGTCGAAGAACCTCAAAGCGATCGTCATCAAGTCCACGACGAAGATGCCCCAGCCCGCCGATTCCGAGACATTCAAAGAGGGTCACCAGCAGGCGATGCAGGCGATTCAGGAGTCCGACGTTACCGCGCCTAACGAAGGCGGCCTCTCGATGTACGGGACGAACGTCCTGATGAACATCGGCGAGGAGATGGACGGCCTCCCGACGAAAAACGGGAAGTACACCTCGACCGAGGCCATGCGCGAGGCCGAAGGCGTCGACATCGACGCTGAGCGCGTCTCCGGCGAGAACGTCCGCGAGAACATCCTCGTCGACGAACCGACCTGTCACTCCTGTCCGGTCGCCTGTAAGAAGGAAGTCGAAGTCCAGACGATGCACAAAGGCGAGGAGATGAACGTCCGGACGGAATCCTACGAGTACGAGTCGGCCTACGCGCTCGGCCCGAACTCCGGGCACACCGACCGCGACGCCGTCGCGCTCATGATCGAGCGCTGTAACGACATGGGCGTCGATACCATCGAGACGGGCAACATGATGGCGATGGCCATGGAGATGTCCGAGGAGGGCAAACTCGAGGAAGGCGAACTCGAGTGGGGCGATTTCGAGACCATGATCGACATGATCGACCGGATCGGTCACCGCGAGGACGACCTCGCGGACCTCCTCGCGGAGGGGCCACGTCGCGTCGCCGACCGGAAGGAGGCCCACGACAACTCGCTGGCCGTGAAAGGACAGACGATCGCTGCCTACGACCCACGCTGTATGAAGGGTATGGGCATCGGCTACGCCACCTCGAACCGCGGTGCGTGTCACCTGCGTGGGTACACGCCGTCCGCTGAGATCCTCGGCATTCCGGAGAAAGTCGACCCCTACGAGTACGAAGGGAAAGGCGAACTCACGGCCACGTTCCAGGATCTCCACGCGATCAGCGATTCGTTCGACATCTGCAAGTTCAACGCCTTCGCCGAAGGCATCGAGGAGTACGTCCTCCAGTACAACGGGATGACCGGCCTCGACGTCAGCGAAGACGAACTCATGAAAGCCGGTGAGCGAATCTACACCTTAGAGCGCTACTACAACAACTTGAACGGCTTCGACGGCGCGGACGACTCGCTGCCGGAACGGTTCCTCGAGGACGGCATCCCCGGGCAGGGTGCAAGCGAAGGCGAGTACTGTGAACTCGAGGAGATGAAAGACGAGTACTACGAGCACCGCGGCTGGGTCGACGGCGTCGTGCCCGACGAGAAACTCGAGGACCTCGAGATCGAGATCGGACCGGGAACGGGCGTCAGCGCCGACAGCGGCGGCGCGGCAGCACCGAGCGACGACTGA
- a CDS encoding DUF1328 family protein: MFELASAVPLQIGGGSFLYWAVIFFLLAIVAAAVGARGVAGISMEIARIFVLIFIILAVVALLL, translated from the coding sequence ATGTTCGAACTCGCATCCGCAGTCCCCTTACAGATCGGTGGCGGGAGTTTCCTGTACTGGGCGGTGATTTTCTTTCTCCTCGCGATCGTCGCCGCGGCGGTCGGCGCTCGCGGCGTCGCCGGGATCTCGATGGAGATCGCCCGCATCTTCGTGTTGATCTTCATCATCCTCGCGGTCGTCGCCTTGCTACTATGA
- a CDS encoding winged helix-turn-helix domain-containing protein, which yields MSATNSPTKHGWLTDEEPVDTQAVLAALDDDACRAILEATSEESLTATELSEQCEIPMSTAYRKVEKLTDANLVEERVRINTSGKHATEYRKCFDDVLVSVDGGDVTIEITKPDADAGTYALADD from the coding sequence ATGTCCGCGACGAACTCTCCGACGAAGCACGGCTGGCTGACAGACGAGGAACCGGTCGACACCCAAGCAGTCCTTGCCGCACTGGACGACGACGCCTGCCGGGCGATTCTCGAGGCGACGAGCGAAGAGTCACTGACCGCGACGGAACTCTCCGAGCAGTGTGAGATTCCGATGTCGACTGCCTACCGAAAAGTCGAGAAACTGACAGACGCGAACCTCGTCGAAGAGCGCGTCCGGATTAATACGTCCGGCAAACACGCGACCGAGTATCGCAAATGTTTCGACGACGTGCTCGTCTCGGTCGACGGCGGCGACGTCACGATCGAGATCACGAAACCCGACGCCGACGCCGGCACCTACGCTCTCGCGGACGACTGA